The proteins below are encoded in one region of Buttiauxella gaviniae:
- the tssI gene encoding type VI secretion system Vgr family protein: MASDGTRFTFTAGRTPDDTFAVVDFQLTQSLSSLFRLELTLASSNPALEFRKVLDQGGTLIIWQGEEIKRRLRGIVTFCEQGNTGRHQTLYHITMRPELWRSSQRQNCRSFQNVDIRAIFQTLLKETGVLTHDALFRRPHPFREFCVQYQETDFDFIARLAAEEGIFFCEEEYLERNLQKLTFADDSRVLRRLDPLPYNPNGASESSRYCINSFCRRAQIRPAQVTTRDYTFKAPLWPGQFNHRPSEMPNQRAVYEIFDYPGRFKDAQRGADFAKYQVEGWRSDVDYATGTSNSPRLQPGRCFSLTDHPRADLNDLWQVVACTLTGSQPQALTGSEGQGTTLTNSFSVIPAVQTWRSQPPLKPRVDGPPGEEIFCDEHGRVRVKFAWDRYNQADAKSSCWIRVSQAWAGAGFGNIAIPRVGQEVIVDFLNGDPDQPIITGRTYHAGNRAPGDLPGTRTQMAIRSQTYKGSGYNELMFEDETNQELLSMHAQKDMKTVVLNNRDTEVKADHTETIGNNQSITVALGQTVTVGKENAAGHDTTLSVAHDRQTNVGNDQTLRVAHDRTENVGHDDALYVANDRKITVKGKQAHTTTGDHVSLVKGKYSLEVKDDLAQKIAGALGIDVQGDIVLKSHSKITLQAGGSFIVIHPAGIDITGPKINLSGGGTPGTLVPTLQPVILSALGVEDVSRKSGDYVNGNVDSGISEENKNLGWLNESNNNGNTFNEQFQIFDELCKKVLSNISYKITSASGQTWEGITDENGFTIRIYTEEPEHLSISYLI; the protein is encoded by the coding sequence ATGGCCAGTGACGGCACCCGCTTTACCTTTACCGCCGGGCGGACCCCGGATGACACCTTCGCCGTGGTGGACTTTCAGCTCACCCAGTCCCTCTCCTCCCTGTTTCGCCTTGAGCTGACCCTCGCCAGCAGCAACCCGGCCCTGGAATTCCGTAAAGTCCTCGACCAGGGGGGGACGCTGATTATCTGGCAGGGCGAGGAGATTAAGCGCCGCCTGCGCGGTATCGTGACCTTCTGCGAGCAGGGCAACACCGGCAGACACCAGACGCTGTATCACATAACCATGCGCCCGGAGCTCTGGCGCAGCTCCCAGCGGCAGAACTGCCGCAGCTTCCAGAATGTCGATATCCGCGCCATCTTTCAGACGCTGCTCAAGGAGACGGGTGTGCTCACCCACGACGCCCTGTTCCGCCGTCCGCACCCTTTCCGTGAGTTCTGCGTCCAGTACCAGGAAACCGACTTCGACTTCATCGCCCGGCTGGCCGCCGAAGAGGGGATTTTCTTCTGCGAGGAGGAATATCTGGAGCGCAACCTGCAGAAACTGACCTTCGCCGATGACAGCCGCGTGCTGCGCAGACTCGACCCGCTGCCGTACAACCCCAACGGTGCCAGTGAATCCAGCCGCTACTGCATCAACAGCTTCTGCCGCCGCGCGCAAATCCGCCCGGCGCAGGTCACCACCCGGGACTACACCTTTAAGGCCCCCCTCTGGCCCGGGCAGTTTAATCACCGCCCGTCGGAGATGCCCAACCAGCGGGCGGTGTATGAGATTTTTGACTATCCGGGGCGCTTCAAGGACGCACAGCGCGGGGCAGACTTTGCGAAATATCAGGTGGAAGGCTGGCGCAGCGATGTGGACTACGCCACCGGCACCAGCAACTCACCCCGGCTCCAGCCGGGGCGCTGCTTCAGCCTGACGGACCACCCGCGCGCAGACCTCAACGACCTCTGGCAGGTGGTGGCCTGTACGTTAACCGGCAGCCAGCCGCAGGCGCTCACCGGCAGCGAAGGCCAGGGCACCACGCTCACCAACAGCTTCAGCGTCATCCCCGCCGTTCAGACCTGGCGCTCACAGCCGCCTCTCAAACCGCGGGTCGACGGCCCGCCGGGGGAGGAAATCTTCTGCGACGAGCACGGGCGGGTGCGGGTGAAATTTGCCTGGGACCGCTACAACCAGGCGGATGCGAAAAGCTCGTGCTGGATACGCGTCTCGCAGGCGTGGGCCGGCGCCGGATTCGGCAATATCGCCATCCCGCGCGTCGGCCAGGAAGTGATTGTCGATTTTCTCAACGGCGACCCGGACCAGCCGATTATCACCGGGCGCACCTACCACGCCGGTAACCGCGCCCCGGGCGACCTGCCGGGCACCCGAACGCAGATGGCTATCCGCTCGCAGACCTACAAAGGCAGCGGCTACAACGAGCTGATGTTCGAGGATGAGACAAATCAGGAGCTGCTGTCGATGCATGCCCAGAAGGACATGAAGACGGTGGTGCTGAACAACCGTGACACGGAGGTGAAAGCCGACCACACCGAAACCATCGGCAACAACCAGAGCATCACCGTCGCACTGGGGCAGACGGTAACGGTGGGCAAAGAAAATGCCGCCGGACACGACACAACCCTCAGCGTCGCGCATGACCGGCAGACAAACGTCGGTAATGACCAGACGCTGAGGGTGGCACACGACCGCACAGAAAATGTTGGTCACGATGACGCGCTGTACGTGGCGAACGACAGAAAAATCACGGTAAAAGGAAAGCAGGCGCACACCACCACCGGAGACCACGTCAGCCTGGTGAAAGGGAAATACAGCCTGGAAGTGAAGGACGACCTGGCGCAGAAGATTGCCGGGGCGCTGGGCATTGACGTTCAGGGCGATATTGTCCTGAAAAGCCACAGCAAAATCACCCTGCAGGCGGGCGGCTCGTTTATCGTCATTCACCCCGCGGGTATCGATATCACGGGGCCGAAAATCAACCTCAGCGGCGGCGGCACTCCGGGGACACTGGTCCCGACACTGCAGCCGGTGATACTGAGTGCGCTGGGCGTTGAGGATGTATCACGCAAGAGTGGTGATTATGTCAACGGTAACGTAGATAGTGGTATTTCTGAAGAAAATAAAAATTTAGGTTGGCTGAATGAGTCAAATAATAATGGAAATACATTTAATGAACAATTCCAAATTTTTGACGAATTATGTAAAAAGGTATTAAGTAATATCTCATATAAAATTACAAGTGCTTCAGGTCAGACGTGGGAGGGAATAACGGATGAAAACGGATTTACTATTAGGATATATACTGAAGAGCCCGAGCATTTATCAATTAGCTATTTAATTTAA
- the nrdD gene encoding anaerobic ribonucleoside-triphosphate reductase: MTPHVMKRDGCKVPFTSERIKEAILRAAKAAGVDDADYCATVADIVRAQMEGRSQVDIGEIQTAVENQLMAGDYKQLARAYIEYRHDRDIEREKRGRLNQEIRGLVEQTNSALLNENANKDSKVIPTQRDLLAGIVAKHYASQHLLPRDVVLAHERGDIHYHDLDYSPFFPMFNCMLIDLKGMLTHGFKMGNAEIEPPKSISTATAVTAQIIAQVASHIYGGTTINRIDEVLAPFVTASFDKHRETAEEWQIPDAENYALSRTEKECYDAFQSLEYEVNTLHTANGQTPFVTFGFGLGTSWESRLIQTSILRNRIAGLGKNRKTAVFPKLVFAIKDGLNHKAGDANYDIKQLALECASKRMYPDILNYDQVVKVTGSFKTPMGCRSFLGVWENEQGEQVHDGRNNLGVISLNLPRIALEAKGDEATFWTLLDSRLELARKALMTRIARLEGVKARVAPILYMEGACGVRLKADDDVSEIFKNGRASISLGYIGIHETVNALFGNQHVYDSAELRAKAVAIVERLRHATDRWKDETGYGFSLYSTPSENLCDRFCRLDTAEFGVVPGVTDKGYYTNSFHLDVEKKVNPYDKIDFEAPYPPVANGGFICYGEYPNIQHNLQALEDVWDYSYKHVPYYGTNTPIDECYECGFTGEFECTSKGFTCPKCGNHDAARVSVTRRVCGYLGSPDARPFNAGKQEEVKRRVKHLGNGQIGLSQNN; encoded by the coding sequence ATGACACCGCATGTGATGAAAAGAGACGGGTGCAAAGTACCTTTCACTTCAGAGCGCATTAAAGAAGCTATTCTTCGTGCAGCTAAAGCAGCGGGAGTCGATGACGCAGACTATTGCGCCACCGTCGCAGATATTGTGCGCGCTCAAATGGAAGGCCGCAGCCAGGTTGATATCGGTGAGATTCAGACCGCCGTTGAAAACCAACTGATGGCGGGCGACTACAAGCAACTGGCACGCGCTTATATCGAATATCGCCATGACCGCGATATTGAGCGTGAAAAACGTGGCCGTCTGAACCAGGAAATTCGGGGTCTGGTTGAACAAACCAACTCGGCTTTGCTTAACGAAAACGCGAATAAAGACAGCAAAGTTATTCCTACTCAGCGTGACCTGTTAGCCGGTATCGTGGCAAAACATTATGCTTCACAACACCTGTTGCCGCGTGATGTAGTCCTGGCACATGAACGGGGTGATATTCACTATCACGACCTCGATTACTCACCATTCTTCCCGATGTTTAACTGCATGCTTATCGATCTTAAAGGCATGCTGACGCACGGCTTTAAGATGGGTAATGCGGAAATTGAACCGCCAAAATCTATCTCTACGGCTACTGCGGTAACCGCGCAAATCATTGCCCAGGTTGCCAGCCACATTTATGGCGGCACCACCATCAACCGTATCGATGAAGTGTTGGCCCCGTTTGTTACCGCAAGCTTCGATAAGCACCGCGAAACAGCCGAAGAGTGGCAGATCCCAGACGCCGAAAATTATGCGCTTTCTCGCACCGAGAAAGAGTGCTACGACGCCTTCCAGTCTCTGGAGTATGAAGTGAACACGCTGCATACCGCCAACGGGCAGACGCCGTTTGTAACCTTCGGTTTTGGCCTGGGAACCAGCTGGGAATCGCGTCTGATTCAGACTTCTATTCTGCGTAATCGCATCGCGGGCCTGGGTAAAAACCGTAAAACGGCAGTGTTCCCGAAACTGGTCTTCGCTATTAAAGATGGTCTGAACCACAAAGCGGGCGATGCAAACTATGACATCAAACAACTTGCTCTAGAGTGCGCCAGCAAACGCATGTACCCGGACATTCTGAATTACGATCAGGTTGTGAAAGTGACCGGCTCGTTTAAAACGCCAATGGGCTGCCGAAGCTTCCTGGGCGTGTGGGAAAATGAGCAAGGCGAACAGGTCCACGATGGCCGTAACAACCTCGGTGTTATCAGCCTCAACCTGCCGCGCATCGCGTTGGAAGCTAAAGGCGATGAAGCCACTTTCTGGACGCTGCTCGATAGCCGTCTGGAACTCGCCCGCAAAGCGCTGATGACACGTATCGCCCGTCTGGAAGGCGTAAAAGCCCGCGTAGCGCCAATCCTGTATATGGAAGGAGCATGCGGTGTGCGCCTGAAAGCTGACGACGACGTTTCTGAGATCTTCAAAAATGGTCGTGCGTCGATTTCTCTGGGCTACATCGGCATCCACGAAACCGTGAATGCGCTATTTGGCAATCAACACGTTTATGACAGTGCAGAGCTGCGTGCAAAAGCAGTGGCGATTGTTGAGCGTCTGCGCCATGCAACTGACCGCTGGAAAGACGAAACTGGCTACGGTTTCAGCCTGTACAGTACACCAAGCGAAAACCTGTGCGACCGTTTCTGCCGCCTTGATACCGCTGAATTTGGCGTGGTGCCGGGCGTTACCGACAAAGGATACTACACCAACAGCTTCCACTTAGACGTTGAGAAAAAAGTTAACCCGTACGACAAAATCGATTTCGAAGCGCCGTATCCACCAGTGGCGAACGGCGGTTTCATCTGTTACGGCGAATACCCGAACATTCAGCACAATCTGCAGGCGCTGGAAGATGTCTGGGATTACAGCTACAAACATGTTCCGTATTACGGGACTAACACTCCTATCGACGAGTGTTACGAGTGTGGCTTTACCGGTGAGTTCGAATGTACCAGCAAAGGCTTCACTTGCCCGAAATGTGGCAACCACGACGCCGCGCGCGTTTCCGTAACTCGCCGTGTATGTGGCTACCTCGGAAGCCCGGATGCCCGTCCGTTTAACGCCGGTAAGCAAGAAGAAGTGAAGCGTCGCGTGAAGCATTTGGGTAACGGGCAGATTGGCCTTTCGCAAAACAATTGA
- the nrdG gene encoding anaerobic ribonucleoside-triphosphate reductase-activating protein, with amino-acid sequence MNIHQYYPVDIVNGPGTRCTLFVSGCVHECEGCYNKSTWRVNSGIAFTQEMEDRIIADLNDTRIRRQGLSLSGGDPLHPQNVPDILKLVQRVRAECPGKDIWVWTGYKLDELTSEQREVVDLINVLIDGKFVQDLKDPALIWRGSSNQVVHHLR; translated from the coding sequence ATGAATATCCATCAGTATTACCCGGTAGACATCGTGAATGGGCCGGGTACACGCTGCACGCTGTTTGTTTCCGGCTGCGTGCACGAATGCGAGGGGTGCTATAACAAAAGCACCTGGCGGGTAAATTCCGGTATCGCGTTCACGCAGGAAATGGAAGATCGAATCATTGCCGATCTGAACGATACGCGTATCCGCCGCCAGGGATTGTCGCTTTCGGGAGGCGATCCGCTTCATCCGCAAAACGTGCCGGACATTCTAAAGCTGGTGCAGCGGGTGCGGGCGGAATGCCCTGGAAAAGATATTTGGGTATGGACCGGCTACAAGCTGGATGAGTTAACATCTGAGCAGCGTGAAGTGGTTGATTTAATTAACGTGCTTATTGACGGCAAATTCGTTCAGGATTTGAAAGACCCGGCGCTTATCTGGCGCGGCAGCAGCAACCAGGTCGTACATCATTTGCGATAA
- a CDS encoding permease: MQTQPSFPADEKSFAWWKPVLFFLVVIVGLWIVKWQPYYGKAFTAAETHSIGKSIIAQSEINPLKAAWDYAMVYFLAVWKAAVLGVLLGSLIQVLIPQNWLLRTLGQPRFSGTLFGTLFSLPGMMCTCCAAPVAAGMRRQSVSMGGALAFWLGNPLLNPATLVFMGFVLGWQFVLIRAVVGIVTVLGVATLVQRWVKDQPQTTDIPQPVATPQTQGNFLQRWMKALWNLFWSTIPVYILAVLVLGAARVWLFPHADGAVDNTLFWVIAMAIAGCLFVIPTAAEIPIIQTMMLAGMGTAPALALLITLPAVSLPSLIMLHKAFPAKALWLTGGLVALSGMIVGALALI; the protein is encoded by the coding sequence ATGCAAACTCAGCCTTCATTCCCGGCGGATGAGAAATCTTTCGCCTGGTGGAAACCCGTTCTTTTTTTCCTGGTCGTCATTGTGGGCTTGTGGATAGTGAAATGGCAGCCATACTACGGTAAAGCCTTCACCGCCGCCGAAACGCACAGTATCGGTAAATCGATAATCGCTCAGTCAGAAATAAATCCACTCAAAGCGGCGTGGGATTACGCCATGGTCTACTTCCTTGCGGTCTGGAAAGCCGCAGTTCTGGGCGTGCTTTTAGGCTCACTGATTCAGGTGCTGATCCCACAAAACTGGCTGCTGCGCACGCTAGGTCAGCCGCGCTTTAGCGGTACATTATTCGGAACCCTTTTCTCATTGCCAGGCATGATGTGCACCTGTTGCGCAGCACCGGTTGCAGCAGGCATGCGCCGCCAGTCTGTTTCAATGGGCGGGGCGCTGGCGTTTTGGTTGGGCAACCCGTTACTTAACCCGGCAACACTGGTGTTTATGGGTTTTGTGCTCGGCTGGCAGTTTGTTTTAATTCGCGCAGTAGTGGGAATTGTCACGGTTTTAGGTGTGGCGACGCTGGTGCAACGTTGGGTAAAAGATCAGCCGCAAACTACCGATATTCCACAACCTGTTGCAACGCCACAAACGCAGGGGAATTTCCTGCAACGCTGGATGAAAGCGCTGTGGAACCTGTTCTGGAGCACTATTCCGGTTTATATCCTGGCTGTTCTGGTGCTGGGAGCTGCGCGAGTGTGGCTCTTCCCACACGCCGATGGCGCTGTTGATAACACACTATTTTGGGTGATTGCGATGGCGATTGCGGGCTGCTTATTTGTGATTCCAACCGCCGCTGAAATCCCAATTATTCAAACCATGATGCTGGCGGGAATGGGCACGGCACCGGCTTTGGCGTTATTGATTACGCTACCTGCGGTTAGCCTTCCGTCATTGATTATGTTGCACAAAGCGTTTCCCGCAAAAGCGTTGTGGCTAACAGGTGGTTTAGTTGCGTTGAGTGGGATGATTGTTGGTGCGTTGGCGCTGATATAA
- a CDS encoding NAD-dependent epimerase/dehydratase family protein encodes MNRVLITGATGLIGGHLLHMLIGEPQVSHIVAATRRPLPLMNKVINPHDPQLSDALTQLTEPLDTVFCCLGTTMREAGSKEAFVLADYTLVVDTAITGLRLGAKHMLVVSAIGANSKSPFFYNRVKGEMEEALIAQNWPRLTIARPSMLLGHRESQRFNESLFAPLFKIMPGKWKSIEARDVAKAMLHEALSPSHEGVAILDSRELRELAAQKTIPT; translated from the coding sequence ATGAACCGAGTATTAATAACCGGAGCCACAGGTCTCATTGGCGGGCACTTATTGCATATGCTGATTGGTGAACCGCAAGTCAGCCATATTGTTGCTGCGACACGGCGTCCACTGCCGCTGATGAACAAAGTTATAAACCCTCACGATCCACAACTGAGTGACGCTCTGACACAATTAACCGAGCCGTTAGATACGGTTTTTTGCTGCCTGGGAACCACGATGCGCGAAGCGGGAAGTAAAGAAGCGTTCGTGCTGGCGGATTACACGCTGGTAGTGGATACCGCGATAACGGGTTTACGCCTGGGAGCAAAACATATGCTGGTGGTCAGCGCGATTGGCGCGAACAGCAAATCGCCCTTTTTTTACAATCGGGTAAAAGGTGAAATGGAAGAGGCGCTAATAGCCCAGAACTGGCCGCGCCTGACGATTGCTCGCCCATCTATGTTGCTTGGGCATCGTGAATCGCAACGCTTTAATGAATCGCTCTTTGCTCCTCTGTTTAAAATTATGCCCGGTAAATGGAAATCCATTGAAGCACGTGATGTGGCAAAAGCAATGCTGCATGAAGCCCTTTCACCGTCACACGAAGGCGTGGCTATTTTAGACTCCCGCGAGCTGCGGGAATTAGCGGCTCAAAAGACGATTCCGACATAA
- a CDS encoding type 1 glutamine amidotransferase domain-containing protein, giving the protein MSKKIAVLITDEFEDSEFTSPAAEFRKAGHEVVTIEKQAGKTVTGKKGEAKVTIDKAIDEVRPADFDALLLPGGHSPDSLRGDERFVTFTRDFVNSGKPVFAICHGPQLLISADVVRGRKLTAVKPIVIDVKNAGADFYDKEVVVDKDQLVTSRTPDDLPAFNREALRLLGR; this is encoded by the coding sequence ATGAGCAAGAAGATTGCAGTCTTGATCACTGACGAATTTGAGGATTCGGAATTTACCTCGCCTGCGGCCGAGTTTCGTAAAGCGGGTCATGAAGTGGTGACGATTGAAAAGCAGGCGGGAAAAACAGTTACCGGTAAAAAAGGTGAAGCGAAAGTCACTATCGATAAGGCGATTGATGAAGTCAGACCTGCCGATTTCGATGCACTTTTGCTACCTGGCGGCCATTCACCTGATAGCCTGCGCGGTGACGAACGCTTCGTGACGTTTACGCGCGATTTCGTGAACTCCGGCAAACCCGTGTTTGCTATTTGCCACGGCCCGCAGCTACTCATCAGCGCCGATGTGGTTCGTGGGCGTAAACTTACCGCAGTGAAACCTATCGTGATTGACGTTAAAAATGCCGGGGCCGACTTCTATGATAAAGAAGTGGTGGTGGATAAAGATCAGTTAGTCACCAGCCGGACACCGGACGATCTTCCCGCATTTAATCGCGAAGCGCTGCGTCTGTTAGGCCGTTAA
- a CDS encoding YhbP family protein, translating to METLNAISRWLNKQHVLTYCAGNNGDLWCANAFYLFDEQRIAFYLLSETHTRHSGIIGKQSQVAGTVNGQPKTVALIRGVQFRGEITLVEEEEAASIRPRYCKRFPVARVMSAPVWEIRLDELKMTDNTLGFGKKLHWLREN from the coding sequence ATGGAAACTCTCAATGCCATCAGTCGTTGGCTGAACAAACAGCATGTACTGACTTACTGCGCGGGCAATAATGGCGATTTATGGTGTGCAAATGCGTTCTATCTTTTTGATGAACAACGCATAGCTTTTTATTTGTTAAGCGAAACTCACACTCGCCACAGCGGAATCATCGGGAAGCAATCTCAAGTCGCGGGAACGGTCAACGGCCAGCCTAAAACCGTGGCGTTAATCCGTGGCGTACAGTTTCGCGGGGAAATCACACTGGTTGAAGAGGAAGAAGCGGCAAGCATTCGCCCCCGTTACTGCAAACGCTTTCCTGTGGCGCGAGTGATGTCTGCCCCCGTATGGGAAATCCGGCTCGACGAGCTGAAAATGACAGACAACACTCTCGGCTTTGGCAAAAAACTGCACTGGCTGCGGGAAAATTAA
- a CDS encoding GIY-YIG nuclease family protein: protein MSAWYLYLVRTLDNRLYTGITTDVARRFGQHQSGKGAKALRGKGELKLAFSHLVGDRSSALRLEYRIKRLTKLQKESLVAGQLSFEDLMADLQT from the coding sequence ATGTCTGCCTGGTATCTCTATTTAGTCCGCACTCTCGATAACCGTTTATATACCGGCATTACCACCGATGTGGCACGCCGCTTTGGTCAACACCAGTCTGGAAAAGGGGCGAAAGCCCTACGCGGAAAAGGTGAACTGAAGTTAGCCTTCAGCCATCTGGTGGGCGATCGCTCATCAGCCCTGCGCCTGGAATATCGTATAAAACGGCTGACTAAATTGCAGAAAGAGAGCCTTGTCGCGGGGCAACTATCTTTTGAAGATCTGATGGCAGATCTTCAAACATAA
- a CDS encoding GNAT family N-acetyltransferase: MLIRVEIPIDAPGIDALLRRSFNGNGEADLVKELREDGLLTLGVVATDDEGQVVGYVAFSPVAVEGEELQWVGLAPLAVDEAYRGQGLAKKLVYEGLDSLNEFGYAAVVTLGEPAMYQRFGFVPAAQLGLRCAWPDTEAHFLIHPLADDALNGVSGLVEYHEHFNREF, from the coding sequence ATGCTAATTCGTGTAGAAATACCTATTGATGCTCCGGGCATCGACGCCTTACTTCGTCGTTCTTTTAACGGTAACGGCGAAGCCGATCTGGTGAAGGAATTACGAGAAGACGGCCTGTTAACGCTGGGTGTTGTTGCCACTGACGATGAAGGCCAGGTCGTGGGTTATGTGGCATTTAGCCCGGTAGCGGTAGAAGGCGAAGAGCTTCAGTGGGTGGGGCTTGCGCCACTTGCCGTTGACGAAGCCTACCGTGGTCAGGGGCTGGCGAAAAAACTGGTCTATGAAGGGCTCGATTCGCTCAATGAATTTGGCTACGCGGCAGTCGTTACGTTAGGCGAACCGGCGATGTATCAACGCTTTGGTTTTGTTCCTGCTGCCCAGTTGGGTCTACGTTGCGCGTGGCCTGATACAGAAGCTCACTTCCTTATTCATCCGCTCGCTGATGACGCGCTTAACGGTGTTTCAGGGCTGGTGGAATATCACGAGCACTTTAATCGGGAATTTTAA
- the ubiT gene encoding ubiquinone anaerobic biosynthesis accessory factor UbiT, with translation MLDKLHSRLVHFGPSLLKTPVKLTPFALKRQVLEQVLGWQFRQAMEEGELEFLEGRWLSIEVRDLGLKWFTSVQDNKLVVREDAPADVSFSATANDLLMIAARKQDPDTLFFQRRLVIEGDTELGLYVKNLMDAIELDAMPKPLRILLLQLADFVEAGLKHKPVPESNSVGEPC, from the coding sequence GTGTTGGATAAATTGCATTCACGCCTGGTCCATTTTGGCCCGTCATTGTTAAAAACACCGGTAAAACTGACGCCCTTTGCGCTCAAGCGCCAGGTGCTTGAACAGGTCCTTGGCTGGCAATTTCGTCAGGCGATGGAAGAGGGTGAACTCGAGTTTCTTGAGGGACGCTGGTTAAGTATTGAAGTACGCGATCTCGGTCTAAAGTGGTTTACTTCGGTGCAAGATAATAAACTGGTGGTACGTGAAGATGCCCCGGCTGATGTCAGCTTCAGCGCAACAGCCAACGATCTGCTGATGATCGCCGCACGTAAGCAAGATCCCGATACTCTGTTTTTCCAGCGTCGACTGGTGATTGAAGGGGACACGGAACTGGGGCTGTACGTCAAAAATTTAATGGATGCCATTGAGCTGGATGCGATGCCTAAACCCTTGCGCATACTGCTGCTGCAACTGGCTGATTTTGTCGAAGCAGGTCTGAAACACAAACCTGTTCCAGAAAGTAACTCGGTAGGTGAGCCATGCTAA
- the ubiU gene encoding ubiquinone anaerobic biosynthesis protein UbiU, whose translation MELLCPAGNLPALKAAIDNGADAVYIGLKDDTNARHFAGLNFTEKKLQEAVSYVHQHRRKLHIAINTFAHPDGYVRWQRAVDMAAQLGADALILADLAMLEYAAERYPHIERHVSVQASATNEEAVRFYHRNFDVARVVLPRVLSIHQVKQLARVTPVPLEVFAFGSLCIMAEGRCYLSSYLTGESPNTVGACSPARFVRWQQTPQGLESRLNDVLIDRYQDGENAGYPTLCKGRYLVDDQKYHALEEPTSLNTLELLPELLAANIASVKIEGRQRSPAYVTQVAKVWRQAIDRCMADPENYRAQPAWMEALGAMAEGTQTTLGAYHRKWQ comes from the coding sequence ATGGAGTTGCTTTGCCCAGCCGGAAACTTACCGGCGTTGAAAGCGGCCATCGATAATGGTGCCGATGCGGTTTACATTGGTCTTAAAGATGACACCAACGCCCGCCATTTTGCTGGCCTGAATTTCACGGAGAAGAAACTGCAAGAAGCGGTGAGTTACGTGCATCAACATCGCCGTAAACTGCATATCGCTATCAATACCTTTGCGCACCCCGATGGCTATGTGCGCTGGCAACGAGCAGTGGATATGGCAGCGCAACTCGGGGCTGATGCCTTAATTCTGGCCGATCTCGCCATGCTTGAGTACGCAGCAGAACGTTATCCGCATATCGAACGCCATGTTTCGGTGCAAGCCTCTGCCACCAATGAAGAAGCTGTTCGCTTTTATCATCGCAACTTTGACGTCGCTCGTGTGGTACTGCCGCGCGTGTTATCCATTCATCAGGTGAAACAATTAGCCAGAGTGACACCCGTGCCGCTGGAAGTCTTTGCTTTCGGTAGTCTGTGCATTATGGCCGAAGGGCGCTGTTACCTTTCCTCTTATCTGACAGGCGAATCACCGAATACCGTAGGTGCTTGTTCCCCTGCGCGCTTTGTTCGCTGGCAGCAAACCCCGCAGGGTCTGGAATCGCGCCTTAATGATGTGCTGATTGACCGCTACCAGGATGGCGAAAACGCCGGTTATCCAACGTTGTGCAAAGGCCGCTATCTGGTTGATGACCAGAAATATCACGCGCTTGAAGAGCCAACCAGCCTGAATACGCTTGAGCTGCTGCCTGAATTACTCGCGGCAAATATTGCCTCGGTGAAAATCGAAGGCCGCCAGCGTAGCCCGGCTTACGTAACCCAGGTTGCCAAAGTGTGGCGTCAGGCAATCGACCGTTGCATGGCCGATCCGGAAAACTACCGAGCACAACCGGCATGGATGGAGGCGCTGGGCGCCATGGCCGAAGGCACACAAACCACTCTCGGTGCCTATCACCGTAAATGGCAGTAG